The following proteins are encoded in a genomic region of Dehalococcoidia bacterium:
- a CDS encoding VWA domain-containing protein, with protein MARPRRIVKTLGVVPLLLALMLVALVAAPLLSIGITQATQTTIVFQDDFGTTYANTVPGWTDSDGSGHDCATRPTYGTGDKYLRLRSGGMATKSAIDTTGLVNIHLEYDWGQDTDRDGSDDGDLVVQWKLSAAGSWTTVNTHDLSNDTTTWPATYVDAALGITAEGTSIDIRFWGDTDEDPDSARVDNVVVSGDPATAPSPSPSRSPSPPPTPTPTPTSYESMAAVVVVIARITQPIGSSVEPTFVDGNPFCVDTCGGTEYKIEEPVTSGSHVLPDSAGTINITVTGNYFDWTSTIGIDCVIVKGGPNANVYYYDPESFGDTGLHAPIKLSNGKPFGLSHISFCYNIEPTPTPTPTPTPTPTPTPNCTPTPTPTPTPRCTPTPTPNCTPTPTPTPTPTPTPTPTPTPTPTPTPTPDCGNVSVDKTAQEEGCRTYKVTLNITGEPCAKPVDVMLVFDRSGSMDDGVGLEPFNSAKAGAKAFIDQLNTDDKVGLVSYHTTAYLNNGLTFTHNDVKTSIDGLSIGDYTNIAAGIYLATQEIIANGRTDAEKAIIVLSDGVANRASVSCTGCGIYPCYSTSPTIYAPNNRGTCCTNDAINQALAAKVLGYKVFSIFLENVNTSDCGNTSRTSLLGSETLKAVSSGAGFYYETTDPSDLEEIYEKIAGQLNTAATDVVVTDDVSDEFDVDTGSFSPSQGTVSFNSGINTITWNVSDVGSTSVTLTYQVTAKAGYSGSLDVNDLATMNYTDVDSNPQSKVFLIPTVNVPFDLLASASSNSPVCEGGTIQLNGSATGGTPPYSSYSWTHIPDWSSFIQNPTRSPATIAMSGTYTLNVTDSNGCWDTDTTSVVVNPCPTPTPTPTPTPTPTPTPTPTPTPTPTPTPTPTPTPTPTPTPTPTPTPTPTPTPTPTPTPTPTPTPTPTPTPTPTPTPTPTPTPTPTPTPTPTPTPTPTPTPTPTPTPTPTPTPTPTPTPTPTPTPTPTPTPTPTPTPTPTPTPTPTPTPTPTPTPTPTPTPTPTPTPTPTPTPTPTPTPTPTPTPTPTPTPTPTPTPTCNPVAELVINGGFEIPDVPPASWNVFNSSQVPGWSIEWVSTTPSSPADALLELHDHVAIGWNPQEGDQYAELDTDWFGPGGPDPASDAPASVKIYQDIPTIPGYTYYISFYFSPRPDTDISQNSLNFSWAGEVKDTISAAGSSTTVWSYHSYSYVAGGSTCRLQFSDNGIPNGVGTFLDNVSVRCGPPPTPTPTPTPTPTPTPTPTPTPTPTPTPTPTPTPTPTPTPTPTPTPTPTPTPTPTPTPTPTPTPTPTPTPTPTPTPTPTPTPTPTPTPTPTPTPTPTPTPTPTPTPTPTPTPTPTPTPTPTPTPTPTPTPTPTPTPTPTPTPTPTPTPTPTPTPTPTPTPTPTPTPTPTPTPTPTPTPTPTPTPTPTCDPEVNLVINGGFETPGVTHASNWNIFNSSEVPGWTVEWVSTDPSSYEGTDRPDDAYLELHDHVSGWNPQEGEQYAELDADWYGPDDPLTGEPASVKIYQDIPTIPGDTYYISFYFSPRPDTDSPNNSLNFSWCGALNDTISAAGSSNTVWSYHSYSYAGTGSTCRLQFSDNGTSDSLGTFLDNVSVRCGPTPTPTPTPTPTPTPTPTPTPTPTPTPTPTPTPTPTPTPTPTPTPTPTPTPTPTPTPTPTPTPTPTPTPTPTPTPTPTPTPTPTPTPTPTPTPTPTPTPTPTPTPTPTPTPTPTPTPTPTPTPTPTPTPTPTPTPTPTPTPTPTPTPTPTPTPTPTPTPTPTPTPTPTPTPTPTPTPTPTPTPTPTPTPTPTPTPTPTPTPTPTPTPTPTPTPTPTPTPTPTPTPTPTPTPTPTPTPVLSCVPYVQLAVLLDGSGSISDAEWEIEINGLHDAIIDPDCMPHCCVELTVIQFADNLPTGARTEIGPIVITNINRNNIADDVLNITHEKGITPIEAGIDLAVVELTNSEWFTYASKQIINIITDVGHIVVDYDATEIARDYAIDAGIDEISAEGIGDIIYYDINWLQDRIVYPGYPDTSGHIAPPFTPGWVYDVELDAGKLKEAVCEKITCLYPTPTPTPTPTPTPTPTPTPTPTPTPTPTPTPTPTPTPTSTPTPTPTPTPTPTPTPTPTPTPTSTPTPTPTPTPTPTPTPTPTPTPTPTPTPTPTPTPVMLCVPNIQLAVLLDGSGTMEDLGEWETQIYGLRNAILNPDCMPNCCVELTVIQFAGDLPNDARLEVGPIVITDDNRSAIATKVFNIPKSGGTTPMEFAIDLAVVELNNSEWFTYASKQIINISSDVGLYVVNFGAIEEARDKAVIFGGIDEITAQGIGNIELIYITWLQEEIVWPHPAKPPFTPGWVYIVGTNDAMFTVAICENVDCIYAPTQRLEGDVHPLGTGNGLIDSADYQLVVQHIVGTITLTGDDFYAADVNDSGTIDAADLQLMAQYLIGTITAFPGGEYIP; from the coding sequence ATGGCAAGGCCAAGGCGAATAGTAAAGACACTAGGTGTAGTCCCACTATTACTAGCTTTGATGCTGGTAGCACTTGTTGCCGCTCCGCTTCTGAGCATCGGCATAACACAGGCTACGCAGACCACCATCGTCTTCCAGGATGATTTCGGCACTACTTACGCGAACACTGTTCCCGGTTGGACTGATAGCGATGGGAGTGGGCATGACTGTGCCACTAGGCCCACTTATGGCACGGGCGATAAGTACCTCCGCCTGCGCAGCGGCGGGATGGCCACGAAGTCGGCCATCGACACAACAGGCCTGGTGAACATCCACCTGGAGTACGATTGGGGCCAGGATACCGACCGAGATGGCAGTGACGACGGCGATCTCGTTGTGCAGTGGAAGCTCTCTGCTGCCGGCAGCTGGACCACCGTCAATACACACGACCTTTCTAACGACACTACGACCTGGCCGGCAACGTATGTTGATGCAGCCCTTGGCATCACTGCGGAAGGCACCAGCATTGATATCCGTTTCTGGGGAGACACCGATGAAGATCCTGACAGCGCACGGGTGGACAATGTCGTCGTCAGCGGCGACCCCGCGACAGCACCTTCACCATCACCAAGCCGGTCGCCTTCGCCCCCGCCTACGCCTACGCCGACACCGACATCGTATGAGAGTATGGCAGCGGTAGTAGTAGTTATAGCTCGGATCACCCAGCCAATAGGCTCATCAGTAGAGCCCACATTTGTAGACGGTAACCCATTCTGCGTAGATACTTGCGGGGGCACTGAATATAAAATAGAAGAGCCAGTTACATCGGGCTCCCACGTGCTTCCCGATAGCGCCGGTACGATTAACATAACAGTAACAGGAAACTATTTCGATTGGACATCGACAATAGGCATAGACTGTGTAATCGTAAAGGGTGGTCCCAATGCTAATGTTTACTATTACGACCCTGAATCGTTTGGTGATACTGGACTCCATGCACCAATTAAACTCAGTAATGGAAAGCCTTTCGGGCTAAGCCATATAAGTTTCTGTTATAACATAGAGCCAACTCCTACTCCGACGCCAACGCCGACGCCTACGCCTACCCCGACACCTAACTGTACTCCTACCCCGACGCCTACGCCAACACCGAGGTGTACTCCTACTCCGACACCTAACTGTACTCCTACGCCGACCCCTACTCCGACACCAACGCCGACACCTACCCCGACACCAACACCAACTCCTACGCCAACTCCTACACCTGACTGTGGTAATGTCTCGGTCGATAAGACCGCTCAGGAAGAGGGGTGCCGCACATACAAGGTTACACTGAATATCACGGGTGAGCCGTGCGCCAAGCCTGTTGATGTGATGCTGGTCTTCGACCGCTCAGGCTCCATGGATGATGGCGTGGGGCTAGAGCCGTTTAATTCTGCCAAAGCTGGGGCCAAGGCTTTCATTGACCAGCTGAATACCGATGATAAGGTCGGGCTGGTCTCCTATCATACCACTGCATATTTGAACAACGGCTTAACCTTTACTCACAATGATGTTAAAACTTCCATCGATGGTCTATCCATCGGCGACTATACCAACATCGCTGCAGGAATCTATCTGGCAACCCAGGAGATTATCGCCAATGGCCGTACGGATGCAGAGAAGGCTATAATCGTGCTTTCGGATGGCGTCGCCAATAGGGCCAGCGTTTCATGTACCGGCTGTGGCATATATCCATGTTATAGCACTTCGCCTACAATTTACGCGCCGAATAACAGGGGTACTTGCTGCACAAATGACGCAATTAACCAGGCCCTGGCTGCCAAGGTCCTAGGTTACAAAGTATTTAGTATCTTCCTCGAGAACGTCAATACTTCAGACTGCGGCAATACATCTCGCACATCACTACTTGGTTCTGAGACACTAAAAGCGGTATCTTCAGGAGCAGGCTTCTACTACGAAACCACCGATCCAAGCGACCTGGAGGAGATCTACGAAAAAATCGCCGGCCAGCTCAACACCGCAGCGACAGATGTAGTGGTCACGGACGACGTATCAGATGAGTTCGATGTCGATACTGGCAGCTTTAGCCCCAGCCAGGGCACCGTAAGCTTCAACTCCGGTATTAACACCATTACCTGGAACGTTAGTGATGTTGGTAGTACATCAGTGACCCTGACCTACCAGGTCACCGCCAAGGCAGGTTATTCCGGCTCCCTTGATGTCAACGACCTGGCGACAATGAACTACACCGATGTGGATAGCAACCCCCAGTCGAAGGTCTTTCTTATACCCACTGTTAACGTGCCCTTTGATCTCCTAGCCTCCGCTTCCAGTAACTCACCAGTATGCGAAGGCGGTACCATACAGCTCAACGGTTCGGCCACCGGCGGCACACCTCCTTATTCCTCCTATAGCTGGACACATATCCCCGACTGGTCAAGCTTTATACAGAACCCCACCAGGTCCCCTGCTACCATAGCTATGTCCGGTACCTATACCCTGAACGTTACCGATTCCAACGGCTGCTGGGATACCGATACTACTAGTGTGGTGGTTAATCCCTGTCCTACTCCTACTCCTACTCCTACTCCTACCCCTACCCCTACCCCTACACCAACACCTACGCCAACTCCTACTCCAACCCCGACGCCTACTCCTACGCCTACTCCTACTCCTACTCCAACCCCGACGCCTACTCCTACACCTACTCCTACACCGACACCTACTCCTACTCCAACGCCAACTCCTACTCCCACACCTACGCCAACTCCCACTCCCACTCCTACTCCAACGCCGACGCCTACTCCTACCCCTACTCCTACCCCGACCCCTACCCCTACACCAACACCTACGCCTACTCCTACCCCAACGCCTACTCCTACGCCTACTCCGACCCCCACTCCCACGCCTACACCAACGCCCACGCCGACGCCAACGCCAACGCCAACACCTACTCCTACACCTACACCGACGCCGACTCCTACTCCTACGCCGACGCCAACACCTACTCCTACTCCTACCCCGACGCCGACTCCTACTCCTACGCCTACGCCAACACCTACACCTACACCTACTCCTACTCCTACACCGACGCCGACTCCTACTCCTACACCAACGCCGACCCCTACGCCTACTCCTACCCCGACCCCGACTCCTACCTGTAATCCCGTAGCAGAATTAGTTATTAATGGCGGATTTGAAATACCGGATGTCCCCCCAGCTAGTTGGAATGTCTTTAACAGCTCTCAGGTTCCTGGCTGGAGTATTGAATGGGTTTCAACTACCCCCTCTTCCCCAGCCGATGCCCTTCTTGAGTTACACGACCATGTTGCTATTGGCTGGAACCCCCAGGAAGGAGATCAGTATGCTGAACTGGATACTGACTGGTTTGGCCCGGGTGGTCCTGATCCAGCTTCAGATGCACCAGCATCGGTAAAGATTTACCAGGATATCCCTACTATCCCAGGTTATACTTACTACATCAGCTTCTACTTCTCTCCACGTCCCGACACAGACATCTCGCAAAACAGCCTTAACTTTAGCTGGGCCGGGGAGGTGAAAGACACTATATCAGCCGCAGGTTCCAGTACTACAGTTTGGTCTTATCACTCCTATAGCTACGTAGCTGGAGGATCAACATGCCGTCTCCAGTTTTCTGATAACGGCATACCAAATGGTGTGGGAACATTCTTAGACAATGTAAGTGTTAGATGTGGACCTCCTCCGACACCTACGCCTACGCCGACTCCGACGCCGACGCCTACACCAACGCCGACTCCGACGCCGACGCCAACGCCGACGCCGACTCCTACTCCTACCCCAACTCCTACTCCTACTCCTACTCCTACTCCTACTCCTACTCCGACTCCTACGCCGACTCCTACGCCTACACCTACTCCGACTCCTACGCCTACACCTACGCCTACTCCGACGCCTACACCAACGCCAACCCCGACGCCTACACCTACTCCTACTCCTACTCCTACACCGACGCCAACACCTACACCGACTCCTACGCCAACACCGACGCCGACACCAACGCCTACACCTACTCCGACTCCGACGCCTACACCGACTCCAACCCCTACGCCTACTCCTACCCCGACGCCGACTCCTACGCCGACTCCTACGCCTACTCCTACGCCGACACCAACGCCTACACCTACTCCGACTCCGACGCCTACACCGACTCCAACCCCTACGCCTACACCCACGCCGACTCCTACTCCAACTCCAACGCCTACCCCTACGCCTACTCCTACCCCTACGCCTACTCCTACATGTGATCCTGAAGTTAACCTAGTCATAAATGGTGGATTTGAAACACCGGGTGTTACCCACGCAAGTAACTGGAATATCTTTAACAGCTCCGAGGTTCCTGGCTGGACTGTCGAATGGGTTTCAACTGACCCCTCTTCTTATGAAGGAACTGACCGGCCAGACGATGCCTATCTTGAGTTACACGACCATGTTAGCGGCTGGAACCCCCAGGAAGGAGAGCAGTATGCCGAACTGGATGCTGACTGGTATGGCCCGGATGATCCCCTTACAGGAGAACCAGCATCGGTAAAGATTTACCAGGATATCCCTACTATCCCGGGTGATACTTACTACATTAGCTTCTACTTCTCTCCCCGCCCCGACACAGACAGCCCGAACAACAGCCTTAACTTTAGCTGGTGCGGGGCGTTGAATGACACAATATCAGCCGCAGGTTCCAGTAATACAGTTTGGTCTTATCACTCCTATAGCTATGCAGGTACAGGATCAACATGCCGTCTCCAATTTTCTGATAACGGAACCTCAGATTCCTTAGGTACTTTCTTAGACAATGTAAGTGTTAGATGTGGACCTACTCCTACTCCTACGCCTACGCCAACGCCAACGCCGACTCCGACTCCTACTCCTACGCCAACGCCTACCCCTACTCCTACCCCTACTCCAACGCCTACACCTACGCCGACTCCAACCCCTACGCCTACACCTACGCCTACTCCTACCCCAACACCAACTCCTACGCCTACTCCTACCCCTACGCCAACGCCGACTCCTACTCCTACGCCAACGCCGACCCCAACACCTACGCCGACTCCTACTCCTACACCAACACCTACACCTACACCTACTCCTACTCCTACCCCAACTCCGACACCTACGCCTACACCTACACCCACGCCTACACCTACACCCACGCCTACTCCTACACCGACTCCTACTCCTACGCCTACGCCTACTCCTACCCCTACGCCAACGCCGACTCCTACTCCTACGCCTACACCCACGCCTACTCCTACGCCTACTCCTACTCCAACTCCAACTCCGACACCTACACCTACTCCCACGCCTACTCCTACACCGACGCCGACTCCTACTCCCACGCCCACGCCGACGCCTACTCCGACGCCGACTCCTACTCCAACACCTACACCTACTCCTACACCTACTCCCACGCCTACTCCGACACCGACGCCGACTCCTACTCCCACGCCCACGCCGACGCCGACTCCTACTCCAACCCCGACGCCTACGCCTACTCCTACGCCGACTCCTACACCGACGCCTGTACTGTCATGCGTGCCATATGTACAGCTTGCAGTGCTCCTGGATGGATCCGGCAGCATTAGTGACGCTGAGTGGGAAATCGAGATAAACGGGCTACACGACGCTATCATCGATCCCGATTGCATGCCCCATTGCTGCGTGGAGCTAACGGTGATTCAATTCGCTGACAACCTGCCCACTGGAGCTAGAACGGAAATCGGTCCCATTGTCATCACCAACATCAATCGTAATAACATCGCTGATGACGTCCTGAACATCACCCATGAAAAAGGGATAACACCTATTGAAGCCGGTATAGACCTGGCTGTGGTGGAACTCACCAACTCTGAATGGTTTACCTATGCTTCAAAGCAGATAATCAACATAATTACCGACGTTGGACATATTGTGGTTGATTACGATGCCACGGAGATAGCACGCGATTACGCTATAGATGCGGGAATTGATGAGATAAGCGCCGAGGGCATCGGCGATATAATATACTATGACATAAACTGGCTGCAGGATCGCATTGTGTATCCTGGGTATCCCGATACCTCCGGTCATATAGCCCCACCATTTACACCGGGGTGGGTGTATGATGTTGAATTGGATGCTGGCAAGTTAAAGGAAGCCGTCTGCGAAAAGATTACATGTTTATACCCTACTCCTACTCCTACCCCGACTCCTACTCCTACTCCTACCCCAACGCCTACTCCTACCCCTACTCCTACACCTACACCGACTCCTACCCCTACACCAACCCCTACTCCTACCTCTACGCCAACGCCGACGCCTACTCCCACACCTACACCAACTCCAACGCCTACACCTACGCCTACGCCTACATCTACTCCTACCCCAACTCCTACGCCTACACCGACCCCGACGCCTACTCCTACCCCAACTCCTACGCCTACCCCTACTCCTACCCCAACTCCTACGCCGACACCTGTAATGTTATGCGTACCAAATATACAGCTTGCAGTGCTCCTGGATGGATCGGGCACAATGGAAGATTTAGGTGAATGGGAGACACAGATATACGGACTGCGTAACGCTATCCTTAACCCCGATTGCATGCCCAATTGCTGTGTGGAGCTAACGGTGATTCAATTCGCCGGTGATTTACCCAATGATGCCAGGCTGGAGGTTGGTCCCATCGTTATCACTGACGACAACCGTTCTGCCATTGCCACTAAGGTCTTTAACATACCCAAGAGTGGCGGGACAACACCTATGGAATTTGCCATAGACCTGGCTGTAGTGGAACTCAACAATTCTGAATGGTTCACCTATGCTTCAAAGCAGATAATCAACATAAGTAGTGACGTTGGATTGTATGTAGTTAATTTCGGTGCCATTGAGGAAGCGCGCGATAAAGCTGTAATTTTTGGTGGCATCGATGAGATCACCGCCCAGGGCATTGGCAATATCGAACTGATATATATAACTTGGTTGCAGGAAGAAATTGTATGGCCCCATCCCGCAAAACCGCCATTCACACCTGGGTGGGTATATATTGTTGGAACCAACGATGCCATGTTCACGGTAGCTATCTGCGAAAATGTTGATTGCATATATGCACCGACGCAGAGACTGGAAGGCGATGTTCACCCGCTGGGTACCGGCAACGGTTTAATTGACTCGGCGGACTATCAATTAGTAGTCCAGCATATAGTGGGAACAATAACACTGACAGGCGATGATTTTTACGCCGCCGACGTTAACGACAGTGGCACAATAGACGCAGCGGACCTGCAGTTGATGGCACAATACCTTATCGGGACGATTACAGCATTCCCCGGGGGAGAATATATTCCATAA
- a CDS encoding FAD-dependent oxidoreductase, producing the protein MKQDNYDVLVIGSGMGGLSAAAFLVASGYKTLVVERLPRIGGRYSTIEHKGFKISTGAIEVEMGGVVEQVFNAVGARLDVRPVPPIRYRIDGKDHELPPKGGLRTLVSLACRDEGETERVMGALRRGLTWQQPWDGISLREWLIQYTENERVLKTFWALISPTHFVNDDELPAGKFFEYLKAPKGQGIGIAPQGNLALMESLARAIETKGGQVWTKCRARQIAVADGMARGAIVKRGEEVIEVVAKAVVSNTGPGETVALAGSENFDLGYLKQLRENLRPAPFIAMHIASDRPLVDCSSLIFVLGRRLSVMNSPTLLCPEHAPKGKHLLMAGGTPLSSLPPYDIKQDRGLMLQDLRDNIPGFDEHAEILVASYFHGGCPGYHSWPGYDMPQKTSIENLYNVGDGVKPGGWIGLGACAKSAEMAVEDIKLRVKPG; encoded by the coding sequence GTGAAACAGGATAATTATGATGTGCTGGTTATCGGTTCGGGGATGGGGGGATTATCTGCGGCGGCATTTCTTGTCGCCAGTGGCTATAAGACTTTGGTGGTGGAGCGGCTGCCTCGAATAGGCGGCAGGTATTCCACGATAGAACATAAGGGTTTCAAGATTAGCACCGGCGCGATTGAGGTAGAGATGGGTGGGGTAGTGGAGCAGGTCTTTAATGCGGTAGGGGCCAGGCTCGACGTCCGCCCCGTCCCCCCGATTCGCTATCGGATTGATGGGAAAGACCATGAGCTGCCGCCAAAAGGTGGGCTGAGGACGCTCGTTTCCTTGGCTTGCAGGGATGAAGGCGAAACGGAGCGTGTGATGGGGGCTTTGAGACGGGGTTTAACCTGGCAGCAGCCCTGGGACGGAATTTCCCTCAGGGAATGGCTGATTCAGTATACCGAGAATGAGAGGGTGCTTAAAACCTTCTGGGCGCTGATCAGCCCGACTCACTTTGTAAATGACGATGAATTGCCAGCGGGGAAGTTCTTCGAGTACCTCAAGGCGCCAAAAGGACAGGGTATCGGGATTGCGCCGCAGGGCAATTTAGCACTGATGGAATCGCTGGCGAGAGCTATTGAGACAAAAGGGGGGCAGGTGTGGACTAAGTGCCGGGCCAGGCAGATTGCAGTGGCCGATGGGATGGCAAGGGGTGCAATTGTAAAGCGGGGTGAGGAGGTTATTGAGGTGGTGGCGAAGGCAGTGGTTAGTAATACCGGTCCCGGGGAAACGGTGGCATTGGCGGGGAGTGAGAATTTTGATCTGGGCTACCTGAAACAGCTACGGGAAAACCTGAGACCCGCTCCGTTTATAGCGATGCATATTGCCAGCGATAGGCCCCTGGTGGACTGCTCCTCCCTGATATTCGTACTGGGCCGCAGGCTGAGCGTGATGAACAGCCCGACACTTCTCTGTCCGGAGCACGCTCCAAAAGGAAAGCACCTGCTCATGGCGGGAGGTACGCCGCTCTCATCGTTACCCCCCTATGATATCAAGCAGGACAGGGGGCTAATGCTTCAGGATTTGAGAGATAATATCCCCGGGTTTGACGAGCATGCTGAGATCCTGGTTGCCAGCTATTTCCATGGTGGATGTCCGGGGTATCATAGCTGGCCGGGTTACGATATGCCGCAGAAGACATCGATAGAGAACCTCTATAATGTCGGCGACGGGGTAAAACCGGGGGGCTGGATAGGGCTCGGTGCCTGTGCCAAGAGCGCAGAGATGGCGGTGGAGGATATCAAGCTTCGGGTTAAGCCGGGATAG